From Bacteroidia bacterium:
GGAAATGGCTCCTTCCGTTGCCCTCCCTGGATGAGCGTTTTAATTCGTGATATTTCGGATCCGTTTGCGTTTTTGCCCCAGGGAGATTCAGGTGCGATTAATATTATAGACTTTGCCAACCTCTATTCCTGTAGCTTCATTGCCACTTCTGATATTGGTCGCTGCCATGCGCACGGCAGCTTCGAGGTGCTTGGGCGCCTTGACCACAGCGAGATCCGGGGCTGTAGTCTTTTGATGCCGTAAAAGCACAAAGGGATGAGCGCATTGCCCATCCCTTTGCATACCTAAAGTTTATCCAATGATTTATTTCAGCACCACAAATTTAGCCGTGGTTTTGAAATTTTCGCCTTCCAGCCTGGCAAAATAAGTTCCCGGCTTATACGCCCCGGTATTAATTCGAACCTCGCTATTTGCAACTTGCTCTGGCGTCAGGTTCATCGTCTCCACCTGTTTTCCATCCATGCTGAAAATACGCAAGGTTGAAGCACCATTTCCGGCTGATTTGAAACTGATGTTCATGTATTCACTGGCAGGATTGGGGAACAACTGAAGTTTCGCTACTACGGGTTTTTCCTCATCCTTTTCTTCAATAGAGGTAAGTAATGCGCCTGACTTAAATATACCTCTGCCGTGCGTGCCAATAAAAAGAGTAGGGCCATTATATTCCTGATTTATCGGTAATACCTGCCATAAATCGAAAACCGGCACTACGTCCATTTCCCCATCATTCCCCGGCTGCCATGACGTTACTCCGGTTGCGGTAGCCGTTTCCGTATAATAAATACCCAGCTCCGTACCCAGGATAATTTTTCTTGAATCCTCTGCGCTGATAAGAGCACTATAAACCGGCATTCGCGGCAGATTAGCCTGCACTGAAGTAAATGTTGGATTCGCACTTAGAATATCATCGCTCAAAAACACGTGGTTATTAAATGAGCCATAATTACCCAGCGTCATTACCATCCGGTTGCTGTCATTCGGGTCAATATAAATACCTGTTACGGCCTGATTTCCTGAATAGATAAGGTCTTCCTTGACTCCATATTGTGCAAAATTCAGCGAAAACAACGTGTCAGAAAATCTCGCAACAGAATCCATCACCCGGTTCATTGCGGTATTTCTCAGGCCGCTGATCCGGTAGAGATTTCCATTAGAAGTAGAAACAAAAACCTTATCTCCATTTTTTGATGCCTCAATTCTTTGGGCAAAACGGGCATTGGCCAAATTTGAGATTTTGAACCAGGTGGGCGTTTTCGTAAAGTTGGTAGCCTGTTTGGTCATCCATATTCCTCTTACACTCGCATTATTACTGGGAGAAATGGCAATGAAAAACTTTGACTGCACTGGATCCGGAATTTCAACAACTTCTCCTTTCAGTACCTGCTCCTCAAAAGTATATTCAAAATCTCTGTTGCCATTGGGGCTTCTGAGGGTAATAACCTCTCCTACCTGATAGAATTTGTCTGCTATGAAAGAAATGGTTTCTGTGCTTGCGGTGTCATTTGGATCTTCCCAAAGATGCATCGGAGTAATAAACGGATTGCCATTATCTCCGGAAATAGGATTGTCATCAGGATTTGGCTCAATATTCCTGTCAAAGAAATTTGAGAAGGAAGTTCCTTTATTCTGAGAACGCTCCATTGCCGCAAATTGCGATTCTCCTATATATATATTGGGATTGATGCGTGAAATAGCGGCATCACCCCCATCGCCCCCTTTGATCTTAATACCCTGAAGGCCACCTACTCCACTGCCATCCACTCTAATAGTTCCGTTGTCCTGTGTACCTCCAATGGCTGCTCCGGTGGTGGCCCCGGCTACTGAATAGAATTGCGTGGTTACATATCCTTTGGTAATTTCAGAATAGGTAGGCAGTGAATTATTCTGTGCATCCAGCGATTTATATATTCCGCCATCGGTTCCCACGTACATA
This genomic window contains:
- a CDS encoding T9SS type A sorting domain-containing protein, producing MKIRSTNSLLVLILVAAVSTWAGIEAFSPGLEYYTPPKGERNLEAFVQKHNSEGIAGAVEYVNRMKANQYTGLVDPADVQKALDMHESMPQNKKDIAFDWRSMGPDNIGGRTRAIWVDRDNNNIIYGGAVSGGFFKSTNFGASWKKTSTDLNSLIISSITQTENGDIYFGTGELNFTSAGAGALGTGFMGRGMWKSTDRGETFEFLEATEPTPLFGGNNRWDNVNILASVGNKVFAGTDRDLMVTEDGGQSFQVLQSFPVSGPGAFPVITDLKISPDGNTIFAVAQNSSISVARLYRSTDGGATFEEVGTNAPLDQVRISNGLRRLRIAIAPSNPDVIYATGVVGRELERAYKSTDRGETWSVIATGSSVFDLFGGQGEYNHTIAVDPYNENRLFVGGVDYYQWTQSQNWSMAAGLATLIGINNRNPFYIHADKHEIVFDTVAKPYIMYVGTDGGIYKSLDAQNNSLPTYSEITKGYVTTQFYSVAGATTGAAIGGTQDNGTIRVDGSGVGGLQGIKIKGGDGGDAAISRINPNIYIGESQFAAMERSQNKGTSFSNFFDRNIEPNPDDNPISGDNGNPFITPMHLWEDPNDTASTETISFIADKFYQVGEVITLRSPNGNRDFEYTFEEQVLKGEVVEIPDPVQSKFFIAISPSNNASVRGIWMTKQATNFTKTPTWFKISNLANARFAQRIEASKNGDKVFVSTSNGNLYRISGLRNTAMNRVMDSVARFSDTLFSLNFAQYGVKEDLIYSGNQAVTGIYIDPNDSNRMVMTLGNYGSFNNHVFLSDDILSANPTFTSVQANLPRMPVYSALISAEDSRKIILGTELGIYYTETATATGVTSWQPGNDGEMDVVPVFDLWQVLPINQEYNGPTLFIGTHGRGIFKSGALLTSIEEKDEEKPVVAKLQLFPNPASEYMNISFKSAGNGASTLRIFSMDGKQVETMNLTPEQVANSEVRINTGAYKPGTYFARLEGENFKTTAKFVVLK